In Streptomyces canus, one DNA window encodes the following:
- a CDS encoding sulfite exporter TauE/SafE family protein: MSILVLALLAGGLTGLALGALGGGGSMLAVPALIYLLGFSPAAATTAGLVVVTLTSVTALVTHARGGAVRWREGALFATAGLVPAAIGGAVSGRLPAGVLTGAFAVVAALAAVRMLKPSASVRPDGLPVRTSRVARAGAGLGAVTGLLGVGGGFLAVPALVNVVGLRMRAAVGTSLLVITVNSLAALAARGGTSVDVDWGAVAPFAATAVLGAWDGRRLAAKVSAGALQRTFAVALLAVAAFMLADAVR, translated from the coding sequence GTGAGCATCCTCGTCCTCGCCCTGCTCGCCGGCGGCCTCACCGGTCTGGCGCTCGGCGCGCTCGGCGGTGGGGGCAGCATGCTCGCCGTGCCCGCGCTGATCTATCTGCTCGGCTTCAGCCCGGCCGCGGCCACCACCGCCGGACTCGTCGTCGTCACCCTCACCTCCGTGACCGCGCTGGTCACCCACGCCCGCGGGGGCGCGGTGCGCTGGCGCGAGGGCGCCCTGTTCGCGACGGCGGGACTCGTGCCCGCGGCGATCGGCGGGGCGGTGTCCGGGCGGCTGCCGGCAGGCGTGCTCACGGGCGCGTTCGCCGTGGTCGCCGCCCTCGCCGCCGTCCGTATGCTCAAGCCGTCGGCATCCGTACGGCCGGACGGTCTGCCGGTGCGCACGAGTCGCGTCGCCCGGGCGGGGGCGGGGCTCGGCGCGGTGACCGGTCTCCTGGGCGTGGGCGGCGGGTTTCTCGCGGTACCGGCCCTGGTGAATGTCGTCGGACTGCGCATGAGAGCGGCCGTCGGGACCAGCCTCCTGGTCATCACCGTCAACTCCCTGGCCGCGCTGGCGGCCCGCGGCGGCACGAGCGTGGACGTCGACTGGGGTGCGGTCGCCCCGTTCGCGGCGACCGCGGTGCTCGGCGCCTGGGACGGCAGGCGCTTGGCCGCCAAGGTGTCGGCAGGCGCACTGCAGCGGACGTTCGCCGTGGCACTGCTGGCCGTGGCCGCGTTCATGCTGGCGGACGCCGTCCGGTGA
- a CDS encoding MarR family winged helix-turn-helix transcriptional regulator, with translation MRDSVDRHVEVWAKELDWMDPVKEAIFARLAILARYASQARRDTLDSDGLRNWQYKVLLTLRRLGPPYTGSPSLLADHLGLTRGALSARLTPLEDAGLIVRTHEDDDRRRVRVRLTEAGHAAFEQQVASEEAGELALLSALTPAERRTLADLLRKLVVAAESAPDEPGRPRSAVM, from the coding sequence ATGCGGGATTCGGTCGACCGGCACGTCGAGGTGTGGGCGAAGGAACTCGACTGGATGGATCCCGTCAAGGAGGCGATCTTCGCGCGGCTGGCCATCCTGGCCCGGTACGCGTCCCAGGCCCGCCGCGACACCCTCGACTCCGACGGACTGCGGAACTGGCAGTACAAGGTGCTGCTCACCCTGCGTCGCCTAGGCCCGCCGTACACCGGGAGCCCCTCGCTCCTCGCCGACCACCTCGGACTGACCCGGGGAGCCCTGTCGGCCCGGCTGACGCCGCTGGAGGACGCCGGGCTGATCGTCCGTACGCACGAGGACGACGACCGGCGACGGGTGCGGGTCCGGCTCACCGAAGCCGGGCACGCCGCGTTCGAACAGCAGGTCGCCTCGGAGGAAGCGGGTGAGCTCGCACTGCTCTCGGCACTCACCCCGGCAGAGCGGCGAACACTCGCGGACCTGCTGCGGAAGCTGGTCGTGGCCGCCGAGTCCGCCCCGGACGAGCCGGGAAGGCCCAGGTCAGCCGTGATGTGA
- a CDS encoding nuclear transport factor 2 family protein — translation MGTAARPGFDTDILRQGIEGHTAETLLSLYADDAEIRLVNRNATPSNPKVLHGRDEIGAMLTDVYSRDMTHKLEECVVQGDRAAYSESCQYSDGMRVLSESMVTLRDGKISEQIIVEAWDE, via the coding sequence ATGGGCACCGCGGCACGACCCGGCTTCGACACCGACATCCTGCGCCAGGGCATCGAAGGACACACCGCGGAGACGCTTCTGTCTCTGTACGCGGACGACGCGGAAATACGCCTCGTCAACCGGAACGCCACACCCAGCAACCCCAAGGTCCTGCACGGCCGTGACGAGATCGGCGCGATGCTGACCGACGTCTACAGCCGCGACATGACCCACAAGCTGGAAGAGTGCGTGGTCCAGGGCGATCGCGCGGCCTACAGCGAGTCCTGCCAGTACTCGGACGGCATGCGCGTCCTGTCCGAGTCGATGGTCACCCTGCGCGACGGCAAGATCTCCGAGCAGATCATCGTCGAGGCATGGGACGAGTAG
- a CDS encoding metal-sensitive transcriptional regulator: MELQFEGDELKSVLNRLRRAQGQISGVIKMIEEGRDCEDVVTQLAAASRALDRAGFAIIATGLQQCLTDPEGNRVDGETTEQMKARLEKLFLSLA, from the coding sequence GTGGAGCTTCAGTTCGAGGGCGATGAGCTCAAGTCCGTGCTGAACCGACTGCGCCGGGCGCAGGGTCAGATCTCCGGAGTGATCAAGATGATCGAGGAGGGCCGGGACTGCGAGGACGTGGTCACCCAGCTCGCCGCGGCCTCCCGCGCCCTCGACCGGGCCGGCTTCGCGATCATCGCGACCGGGTTGCAGCAGTGCCTGACCGACCCCGAGGGGAACCGCGTCGACGGGGAGACGACGGAGCAGATGAAGGCCCGGCTGGAGAAGCTGTTCCTGTCCCTGGCGTGA
- a CDS encoding ricin-type beta-trefoil lectin domain protein, with product MYPPPLTTRRGLTGRVGAVAVRALVLALTATAALLFAQPTPAEAATTRQTAVPSAPMGWASWNSFAAKIDYTVIKAQVDAFVASGLPAAGYKYINIDEGWWQGTRDSAGNITVDESEWPGGMKAIADYIHSKGLKAGIYTDAGKDGCGYYYPTGRPAAPGSGSEGHYDQDMLQFSQWGFDFVKVDWCGGDVEGLDAKTTYQSISDAIARATATTGRPMTLSLCNWGRQNPWNWAPGQGAMWRTNDDIIFYGNKPSMTNLLTNFDRNLHPTAQHTGYYNDPDMLMVGMDGFSAAQNRTHMNLWAISGAPLLAGNNLATMTTETANILKNPEVVAVDQDPRGLQGVKVAEDTTGLQVYGKVLSGTGNRAVVLLNRTSSAQNVTVRWSDLGLTNANATVRDLWTRSDVGSYGTGYTTSVPAGGSVMLTVTGGTEAASSTYTGTSSFTGVVAGNTGIKTVDVAYTNNTSAARTATLKVNGQGATTVSFPPTGSSQGTVSVQVGLSKGSSNTLTFTGAPTLADITVRPLPGTNSTLAVGSQSGRCLDLYDNTIGNGTQAELWDCNGGQNQQWTYTSRKELVVYGNKCLDAYNLGTTNGTKVVIWDCNGQNNQKWNVNSDGTITNVNAGLCLDAYNAGTTNGTQMVLWSCNGQANQKWTLN from the coding sequence ATGTACCCCCCGCCGCTGACGACCCGCAGAGGTCTCACAGGACGTGTCGGAGCCGTCGCCGTCCGTGCTCTCGTCCTCGCCCTGACCGCCACCGCCGCGCTGCTCTTCGCCCAGCCGACCCCCGCCGAGGCCGCGACCACCCGGCAGACAGCGGTCCCCTCGGCGCCGATGGGCTGGGCGTCCTGGAACAGCTTCGCCGCGAAGATCGACTACACCGTGATCAAGGCGCAGGTCGACGCGTTCGTCGCCTCCGGTCTCCCCGCGGCGGGATACAAGTACATCAACATCGACGAGGGCTGGTGGCAGGGCACGCGCGACAGCGCCGGGAACATCACGGTCGACGAGTCCGAGTGGCCCGGCGGTATGAAGGCCATCGCCGACTACATCCACAGCAAGGGCCTCAAGGCCGGCATCTACACCGACGCGGGCAAGGACGGCTGCGGCTACTACTACCCGACGGGCCGCCCCGCCGCCCCCGGCTCCGGCAGCGAGGGCCACTACGACCAGGACATGCTCCAGTTCTCCCAGTGGGGCTTCGACTTCGTGAAGGTCGACTGGTGCGGTGGTGACGTGGAGGGACTCGACGCGAAGACGACCTACCAGTCGATCAGCGACGCGATCGCCAGGGCCACTGCCACCACGGGCCGTCCGATGACCCTGTCGCTGTGCAACTGGGGCAGGCAGAACCCGTGGAACTGGGCCCCGGGGCAGGGCGCGATGTGGCGGACCAACGACGACATCATCTTCTACGGCAACAAGCCGTCGATGACGAACCTGCTGACGAACTTCGACCGGAATCTCCACCCCACGGCCCAGCACACCGGCTACTACAACGACCCGGACATGCTGATGGTCGGCATGGACGGCTTCAGTGCCGCACAGAACCGCACCCACATGAACCTGTGGGCCATCTCCGGAGCCCCGCTCCTGGCCGGCAACAACCTGGCCACCATGACCACCGAGACCGCGAACATCCTCAAGAACCCCGAAGTCGTCGCCGTCGACCAGGACCCGCGCGGTCTCCAGGGCGTCAAGGTCGCCGAGGACACCACCGGACTCCAGGTCTACGGCAAGGTCCTCTCCGGCACCGGAAACCGAGCCGTCGTCCTCCTCAACCGCACCTCCTCCGCCCAGAACGTCACCGTCCGCTGGTCCGACCTCGGTCTGACCAACGCCAACGCGACCGTCCGTGACCTCTGGACGCGCTCCGACGTCGGCTCGTACGGCACGGGTTACACCACCAGTGTCCCGGCGGGCGGTTCGGTGATGCTCACGGTCACCGGCGGCACGGAGGCGGCGAGCAGCACGTACACGGGCACCTCGAGCTTCACCGGTGTGGTCGCCGGAAACACCGGGATCAAGACCGTCGACGTCGCCTACACCAACAACACCTCGGCGGCCCGCACCGCGACCCTCAAGGTCAACGGCCAGGGCGCGACCACGGTCTCCTTCCCGCCGACCGGCTCCTCCCAGGGCACCGTCTCGGTCCAGGTCGGCCTGTCCAAGGGCTCCTCGAACACGCTGACCTTCACCGGCGCCCCGACTCTGGCCGACATCACGGTCCGCCCGCTGCCCGGCACCAACAGCACCCTCGCCGTCGGCAGCCAGTCCGGCCGCTGCCTGGACCTCTACGACAACACCATCGGCAACGGCACCCAGGCCGAGCTGTGGGACTGCAACGGCGGCCAGAACCAGCAGTGGACGTACACCTCGCGCAAGGAACTCGTGGTGTACGGCAACAAGTGTCTGGACGCCTACAACCTCGGCACGACCAACGGCACCAAGGTCGTGATCTGGGACTGCAACGGCCAGAACAACCAGAAGTGGAACGTGAACAGCGACGGCACGATCACCAACGTCAACGCCGGTCTCTGCCTGGACGCCTATAACGCGGGCACCACCAACGGCACCCAGATGGTGCTGTGGTCGTGCAACGGCCAGGCCAACCAGAAGTGGACGCTGAACTGA
- a CDS encoding ABC transporter ATP-binding protein, whose translation MSITETETGPPTWRLLLGYVRPHRWTLLAGAVLSLLTGATGLLLPLVARELIDDLSHDRTITGALFVMSGLVITNAAVGGLGSYVLRRTAESVVLGARRALSSYLLRLRIAAVDRTEPGDLMARITSDTTLLREVTTDSLVGLGTGGLTLVATVVMMGLVDPVLLGVTLAVILAAGTVLGVIVPRINRASRQAQDAVGVMGASLERILGALRTVKASGAEHREERTLHAAAEESWRQSVRAAKWSAAAGNTAGLAMQIAFITVLAVGGARVATGAIDVGTLVAFLLYVFYLMSPIQQVVGAITQYQTGAAALARIQEALRLPAEPAAQPAPLPTDGAEPASVAFSDVRFRYADDLPYVHHGVTFDVPARGMTAFVGPSGAGKTTVFSLIERFYDPEAGVVTLDGRDLSEWDLPQLRSAIGYVEQDAPVLSGSLRENLLLGNPEADEDAVSRVLKTTRLDGLVTRLPRGLETLVGHRGTKLSGGERQRVAIARALLRRPRLLLLDEATSQLDAVNEAALRDTVADVARTTTVLVVAHRLSTVTMADRIVVMDAGRVRAVGTHGELVAGDPLYAELAATQFLATAG comes from the coding sequence GTGAGCATCACCGAGACGGAGACCGGCCCGCCGACCTGGCGACTGCTCCTCGGATACGTACGGCCGCACCGGTGGACCCTGCTGGCGGGTGCCGTTCTCTCGCTGCTGACGGGCGCCACCGGTCTGCTGCTGCCGCTGGTGGCCCGGGAGTTGATCGACGACCTGTCCCACGACCGCACGATCACCGGTGCGTTGTTCGTCATGTCGGGGCTGGTGATCACCAACGCGGCGGTGGGCGGGCTGGGTTCGTACGTGCTGCGGCGCACCGCGGAGTCCGTGGTGCTCGGCGCGCGGCGCGCGCTGTCGTCGTATCTGCTGCGCCTGCGCATCGCGGCCGTGGACCGCACCGAACCGGGCGACCTGATGGCCCGGATCACCTCGGACACCACCCTGCTGCGCGAGGTCACCACCGACTCGCTCGTGGGCCTGGGCACCGGCGGGCTCACGCTGGTCGCGACCGTCGTGATGATGGGCCTCGTCGATCCGGTGCTGCTGGGCGTCACGCTGGCGGTCATCCTGGCCGCGGGCACGGTCCTCGGGGTGATCGTGCCCCGCATCAACCGGGCGAGCCGGCAGGCGCAGGACGCGGTCGGGGTGATGGGCGCCTCACTGGAACGCATCCTCGGCGCGCTGCGCACGGTGAAGGCGTCCGGCGCCGAGCACCGCGAGGAACGGACGCTGCACGCGGCGGCCGAGGAGTCGTGGCGGCAGAGCGTGCGGGCCGCCAAGTGGTCGGCGGCGGCAGGCAACACGGCCGGGCTCGCGATGCAGATCGCGTTCATCACCGTGCTCGCGGTGGGCGGGGCTCGGGTCGCGACCGGGGCGATAGACGTCGGCACGCTGGTCGCGTTCCTGCTGTACGTCTTCTATCTGATGTCGCCGATCCAGCAGGTCGTCGGGGCGATCACGCAGTACCAGACGGGGGCCGCGGCTCTCGCCCGCATCCAGGAGGCGCTCCGGCTGCCCGCCGAACCGGCCGCTCAGCCCGCGCCGTTGCCCACCGACGGGGCGGAGCCGGCTTCCGTCGCCTTCTCGGACGTCCGATTCCGGTATGCCGACGATCTGCCGTACGTCCACCACGGGGTGACCTTCGATGTGCCCGCGCGGGGGATGACGGCGTTCGTCGGGCCGTCGGGGGCGGGGAAGACCACGGTGTTCTCGTTGATCGAGCGGTTCTACGATCCCGAGGCCGGGGTCGTCACGCTGGACGGACGGGATCTCTCGGAGTGGGATCTTCCGCAACTCCGGTCCGCGATCGGCTATGTGGAGCAGGACGCGCCCGTGCTGTCGGGGTCGCTGCGGGAGAATCTGCTGCTCGGGAATCCCGAGGCGGACGAGGACGCGGTGTCGCGCGTACTGAAGACGACCCGGCTCGACGGTCTGGTGACCAGGCTGCCCAGGGGGTTGGAGACGCTGGTCGGGCATCGGGGGACCAAGTTGTCGGGTGGGGAGCGGCAGCGGGTGGCGATCGCCCGGGCGTTGTTGAGGCGGCCCCGGCTGTTGCTGCTCGACGAGGCCACGTCCCAGTTGGACGCGGTGAACGAGGCGGCGTTGCGGGACACCGTGGCGGACGTGGCGCGTACGACCACGGTGCTGGTGGTCGCGCACCGGCTGTCCACGGTGACGATGGCGGACCGGATCGTGGTCATGGACGCGGGACGCGTCCGCGCGGTGGGGACCCACGGGGAACTGGTCGCCGGAGATCCGTTGTACGCGGAGTTGGCCGCCACACAGTTCCTGGCGACCGCTGGTTGA
- a CDS encoding TetR/AcrR family transcriptional regulator: protein MTGRLRAPTGRYGGKTAEERQAERRRRFLDAALQLFGDAPGYRATTVAALSEAAGLSTRQFYEEFRTLEDVLAELHLEVNDWATAAVLAAVADADRLPLAERAAAIFRAYAANVTSDPRRVRITFVEIIGVSARLEEQRLARRALWVDLVCAEANRAVVRGEAALRDYRLAATGFIGSVNGLLHDWSAGWVDATLDEVVEELVRQLLGILQPPGWEPARG, encoded by the coding sequence GTGACGGGCAGACTCAGGGCCCCGACCGGTCGCTACGGCGGCAAGACAGCCGAGGAGCGGCAGGCCGAGCGGCGCCGCCGTTTCCTGGACGCGGCACTCCAGCTCTTCGGGGACGCGCCCGGCTACCGCGCCACGACCGTCGCTGCCCTCAGCGAGGCCGCGGGCCTCTCCACCCGCCAGTTCTACGAGGAGTTCCGCACCCTCGAGGACGTCCTGGCCGAGCTGCACCTCGAGGTCAACGACTGGGCGACGGCTGCCGTGCTGGCCGCGGTGGCCGATGCGGACCGTCTGCCGCTCGCGGAGCGCGCGGCCGCGATCTTCCGCGCCTACGCGGCGAACGTCACCTCCGATCCGCGGCGCGTGCGGATCACGTTCGTGGAGATCATCGGCGTCAGCGCCCGGTTGGAGGAGCAGCGGCTGGCCCGTCGGGCGCTCTGGGTCGATCTGGTGTGCGCCGAGGCGAACCGGGCCGTGGTCAGGGGGGAGGCGGCGCTGCGGGACTATCGGCTCGCGGCGACCGGGTTCATCGGCAGTGTGAACGGGCTGCTGCACGACTGGAGTGCGGGGTGGGTGGACGCGACCCTGGACGAGGTTGTCGAGGAGTTGGTGCGGCAACTGCTGGGGATTCTGCAGCCGCCCGGGTGGGAGCCCGCTCGAGGGTGA
- a CDS encoding MBL fold metallo-hydrolase, which yields MYFVDTIEVPGLGNRGYLAGGAGSAVVVDPPRDVDRVIGAAAGRGVRITHVVETHVHNDYVTGGLELARITGAAYLVPAGARVAFDRTPVADGDVAEIEDGLALRALATPGHTPHHMAYVLEAAGRPVAVFSGGSLLIGTVGRPDLVEPALTGRLARAQYDSAHRLAAELPDETAVLPTHGFGSFCSATQAAGGAATTIGRERGSNEALVKDVDTFVAELLAGLDDVPAYYAHMGPLNTRGPAPVDLTPPRQADAEEIAARLAAGEWVVDLRNRRAFAEGHVAGAFNFEAEGQLATYLAWLVPWGRPVTLLAASPAQLAHAQRELVRIGIDRPAAAATGSPSEWVREGESPRSFPRGSFAELAARGSNGVVVLDVRRDSERSGGHIRGSLHIPLHRLRERQSEIPDGTVWVHCAGGMRAAIGASILDAAGRDVVAVDDAFASAAAAGLPMARITAEEAHERTGAEAEAVLLDVREQAEWAAGHAPGAVHAPLSELASGGRLPGAAEDRPVVTICRSGKRSREAAGLLAARGVDVVDVLGGMRAWMEAGLGVVGGSSGGRSAPGSPPGANGGSDTVPGADGTPATDGDHGTLTVTDGSPAADGDSDRRTGADGTPGTSRAHSSANGSSAPGGPSPAPSPVAHGTPAARATADARLT from the coding sequence GTGTACTTCGTCGACACCATCGAGGTGCCCGGCCTGGGCAACCGCGGCTACCTGGCGGGCGGCGCCGGCAGCGCCGTGGTGGTGGATCCGCCGCGGGACGTGGACCGGGTGATCGGGGCAGCCGCCGGGCGCGGGGTCCGGATCACCCACGTCGTCGAGACGCACGTCCACAACGACTACGTGACCGGCGGCCTGGAGCTGGCCCGGATCACGGGGGCCGCCTATCTGGTGCCGGCCGGGGCGCGGGTCGCGTTCGATCGGACGCCGGTCGCCGACGGGGACGTGGCGGAGATCGAGGACGGGCTGGCGCTGCGGGCGCTGGCCACGCCCGGGCACACCCCGCACCACATGGCGTACGTCCTGGAGGCGGCCGGGCGGCCGGTGGCCGTCTTCAGCGGCGGCTCGCTGCTGATCGGCACGGTGGGGCGGCCCGACCTCGTGGAGCCGGCGCTGACCGGCCGGCTGGCCCGGGCCCAGTACGACTCGGCTCACCGGCTGGCCGCGGAGCTGCCGGACGAGACGGCGGTGCTGCCCACGCACGGGTTCGGCAGCTTCTGTTCCGCCACGCAGGCGGCCGGTGGCGCGGCCACGACCATCGGGCGGGAGCGCGGCTCCAACGAAGCTCTGGTCAAGGACGTCGACACGTTCGTCGCCGAGCTGCTCGCGGGGCTGGACGACGTGCCCGCGTACTACGCCCACATGGGGCCACTGAACACGCGGGGGCCCGCCCCCGTGGATCTGACCCCGCCCCGCCAGGCGGACGCCGAGGAGATCGCGGCGCGGCTGGCGGCCGGTGAGTGGGTGGTGGATCTGCGGAACCGGCGCGCGTTCGCCGAGGGGCATGTCGCCGGGGCGTTCAACTTCGAGGCGGAGGGACAGCTCGCCACGTATCTGGCCTGGCTGGTCCCGTGGGGCAGGCCGGTGACGCTCCTGGCTGCCTCGCCCGCTCAACTCGCCCACGCCCAGCGGGAACTGGTCCGCATCGGCATCGACCGGCCCGCCGCCGCGGCGACCGGTTCGCCGTCCGAGTGGGTACGGGAGGGGGAGTCGCCGCGCTCGTTCCCGCGTGGCTCGTTCGCCGAGCTGGCCGCCCGGGGTTCCAACGGAGTCGTGGTGCTGGACGTGCGGAGGGACTCGGAGCGGTCGGGCGGTCACATCCGGGGCTCGCTCCACATTCCGTTGCATCGGCTGCGGGAGAGGCAGTCGGAGATACCGGACGGCACGGTGTGGGTGCACTGCGCGGGCGGGATGCGGGCGGCCATAGGGGCCTCGATCCTCGACGCGGCAGGACGTGACGTGGTCGCCGTCGACGACGCGTTCGCCTCCGCGGCCGCGGCCGGGCTCCCGATGGCGAGGATCACGGCCGAGGAGGCTCACGAGCGGACCGGGGCGGAGGCGGAGGCCGTACTCCTCGACGTGCGTGAGCAGGCGGAGTGGGCGGCGGGGCACGCGCCCGGGGCTGTCCACGCTCCGCTGTCCGAGCTGGCGTCCGGTGGCCGACTGCCCGGGGCCGCGGAGGACCGCCCGGTGGTCACGATCTGCCGCTCGGGCAAGCGGTCCCGGGAGGCGGCCGGGCTGCTCGCGGCGCGGGGAGTGGACGTGGTGGACGTCCTGGGTGGGATGCGGGCCTGGATGGAGGCGGGGCTCGGCGTGGTGGGGGGTTCGTCGGGCGGCCGGTCCGCGCCGGGGAGTCCGCCCGGCGCGAACGGCGGCTCCGACACGGTTCCCGGGGCGGACGGTACGCCCGCCACTGACGGCGACCACGGCACACTTACGGTGACGGACGGTTCGCCCGCCGCCGACGGCGACTCCGACAGGCGTACCGGGGCGGACGGTACGCCGGGTACGTCTCGCGCACACTCCTCGGCGAACGGCTCCTCGGCACCCGGCGGCCCCTCCCCCGCGCCGAGCCCCGTGGCACACGGCACCCCGGCCGCCCGAGCCACGGCCGACGCCCGCCTCACGTGA
- a CDS encoding rhodanese-like domain-containing protein: protein MTPTALDASQAGARLDELTVLDVRTPGEYASGHLPGALNIPLDQIRRALPALREVPGELLVVCASGARALSACEVLSEHGIRALSLTGGTQGWAAAGQRLDRPAAGARAVWAMERQVRFTAGTVVLAGLGLGLLHPAWQLLCAGIAGGLVFSALTNTCGMATLLGKLPHNRTRPTDLDATLAALAHR, encoded by the coding sequence ATGACCCCCACCGCTCTCGACGCCTCGCAGGCGGGCGCCCGGCTGGACGAACTGACCGTCCTCGACGTCCGCACCCCGGGCGAGTACGCCTCCGGACATCTGCCCGGCGCGCTCAACATCCCCCTGGACCAGATCAGGCGGGCCCTGCCCGCGCTCCGGGAGGTACCCGGCGAACTGCTCGTCGTCTGCGCCTCCGGCGCGCGTGCGCTGAGCGCGTGCGAGGTCCTCTCCGAGCACGGCATACGGGCCCTCTCCCTGACCGGCGGCACACAGGGCTGGGCCGCGGCCGGACAGCGGCTCGACCGGCCAGCCGCGGGCGCCCGTGCCGTCTGGGCCATGGAACGCCAGGTCCGCTTCACCGCGGGCACCGTCGTCCTGGCGGGGCTGGGACTCGGACTCCTGCACCCCGCCTGGCAGTTGCTCTGCGCGGGAATCGCGGGCGGCCTGGTCTTCTCGGCGCTCACCAACACCTGCGGCATGGCCACCCTGTTGGGGAAACTGCCGCACAACCGGACACGGCCCACCGACCTCGACGCGACCCTGGCCGCGCTCGCACACCGCTGA
- a CDS encoding bifunctional 5,10-methylenetetrahydrofolate dehydrogenase/5,10-methenyltetrahydrofolate cyclohydrolase: protein MSQARLMDGTALAGRILEETAERAADLTERTGRAPCLATVLVGDDPASVTYVRMKRNRCRKAGIESRHVELPAATTTEELVRTLRELSADPTVHGILLQHPMGPHIDERAAFEAIAPEKDVDGVTFASFATMSFGLPGFVSCTPGGIMRLLDEYDVDPAGKRAVVVGRSAILGKPVGMLLLARDATVTYCHSRTADLSAAVREADIVVAAVGRPRLVRGRDIKPGAVVVDAGYNAGNVGDVDFDSAVERASLITPVPGGVGPMTIATLLEQTVDAAVAAARQS, encoded by the coding sequence ATGTCTCAGGCACGGCTCATGGACGGCACCGCGCTCGCCGGGCGCATCCTCGAGGAGACCGCCGAGCGGGCGGCCGACCTCACCGAGCGCACCGGACGGGCACCCTGTCTCGCGACGGTGCTGGTGGGCGACGACCCCGCCTCGGTCACCTACGTCCGGATGAAGCGCAACCGCTGCCGCAAGGCGGGTATCGAGTCGCGGCACGTGGAGCTGCCCGCGGCCACGACCACCGAGGAACTCGTCCGCACACTGCGGGAGTTGTCGGCCGACCCCACCGTGCACGGCATCCTGCTCCAGCACCCGATGGGCCCGCACATCGACGAGCGGGCGGCGTTCGAGGCGATCGCTCCGGAGAAGGACGTCGACGGTGTCACCTTCGCGTCCTTCGCGACGATGAGCTTCGGACTGCCGGGCTTCGTGTCGTGCACGCCCGGCGGGATCATGCGGCTGCTCGACGAGTACGACGTCGACCCGGCCGGCAAGCGGGCCGTGGTCGTGGGCCGCAGCGCGATCCTCGGCAAGCCGGTCGGCATGCTGCTGCTCGCCCGGGACGCCACGGTGACCTACTGCCACTCCCGTACGGCGGACCTGTCGGCGGCCGTACGGGAGGCGGACATCGTGGTCGCCGCGGTGGGCCGGCCCCGGCTGGTCCGGGGCCGGGACATCAAGCCCGGCGCGGTCGTCGTCGACGCCGGGTACAACGCCGGGAACGTCGGTGACGTCGACTTCGACTCCGCGGTGGAGCGGGCCTCGCTGATCACGCCGGTGCCGGGCGGGGTCGGTCCGATGACCATCGCCACGCTGCTGGAGCAGACCGTCGACGCGGCGGTGGCCGCCGCCCGGCAGAGCTAG